A single Longimicrobiales bacterium DNA region contains:
- a CDS encoding enoyl-CoA hydratase/isomerase family protein, with the protein MNTPTNKDGIRVRNDNSVVRVTIDRPAQHNALGAAQVDRLRSVFDEIENDPSARALVLTGAGTKTFSSGASLDEMTDGTMTGEHFDTLTGRLARLRVPTVAALSGSVYGGGAELALCCDFRVGVQGMELRVPAAKLGVCYPVGGLTRYVQRLGLHAASRILLAAELLDGDELLRIGFLTALVEPEQLVGSVDALAARLASLAPLAVQTMKKILIEIAAGSLDPVEAQRGIDECNRSKHLAEGLQAWREKRDPDFR; encoded by the coding sequence GTGAACACTCCAACAAACAAAGACGGCATCCGAGTCCGGAACGACAACTCCGTTGTTCGTGTGACGATCGATCGACCCGCCCAGCACAACGCACTTGGCGCGGCACAGGTCGACCGACTTCGTAGCGTTTTCGACGAGATCGAGAATGATCCGTCCGCGCGGGCGCTCGTCCTGACCGGCGCAGGAACAAAAACCTTCTCGTCGGGAGCCTCACTCGACGAGATGACCGACGGGACGATGACTGGCGAGCACTTCGATACGCTTACTGGCCGGCTCGCAAGGCTGCGCGTCCCCACGGTCGCCGCCCTAAGTGGCAGCGTATACGGGGGCGGGGCCGAACTGGCCCTATGCTGCGACTTCCGCGTCGGCGTACAGGGCATGGAACTCAGAGTGCCCGCGGCGAAGCTCGGAGTGTGCTACCCCGTTGGCGGACTGACGCGATACGTCCAGCGATTAGGGCTGCACGCCGCGAGTCGAATCCTGCTCGCAGCCGAGCTTCTGGACGGAGACGAGCTGCTGCGAATCGGGTTCCTGACCGCACTCGTGGAACCCGAGCAACTCGTGGGTTCGGTCGACGCACTTGCGGCCCGACTGGCATCACTCGCACCCTTGGCGGTGCAAACGATGAAGAAAATATTGATCGAGATTGCGGCCGGATCACTCGATCCCGTCGAAGCTCAGCGCGGCATCGATGAGTGCAACCGCTCCAAGCATCTAGCGGAAGGACTCCAGGCATGGCGAGAGAAGCGGGACCCGGATTTCCGATGA
- a CDS encoding amidohydrolase family protein: MTLRNVLLFVIGCLLVPGTIPAQESSVLIRGGRLLDGSGNPWIYGDVLIQGDRVVAVGHLGEVEADRVIDAAGLYVAPGFIDVHSHSGPGLASSGLSHGEPLLAMGLTTVFINPDGGGAVDLAEQRGELLRDGLGLNVAQLVPHGSVRRAVIGTADRHASTSELDAMRGLVRAGMSEGAWGLSSGTFYVPGSYAPPEEIEELGKEVAPFGGAYTSHYRDESTYSVGLIAAVDEVINVGRVAKIPAVLTHVKALGPFVWGYGAAIVQRVESARTEGVQVFADQYPYMASATGLEAALLPRWSQAGGRDSLMARMADPAIMSRIREGMVEGLERRGGADRIQFRRYLPDPSIEGRLLSDLAAERGQDPIATAVDLIKRGSVSIVSFNMHVDDVETLMQQPWTMTSSDGGLVPKGEGVPHPRTYGAFARKIRLYVNEKGTVGLPQAIRSMTGLPASVFGMTDRGVLRAGAAADVVVFDLASVRDVAEYTDPHHYSEGMVYVFVNGVAVVQDGAFTGERPGRVLLKGR; encoded by the coding sequence ATGACGCTCCGCAACGTTCTGCTGTTCGTAATCGGATGTCTTCTGGTGCCTGGCACGATTCCCGCACAGGAATCGTCCGTCCTGATCCGAGGCGGCCGCCTCCTTGACGGGTCGGGAAATCCCTGGATCTACGGAGACGTCCTCATTCAAGGGGACCGCGTCGTAGCGGTTGGCCATCTTGGAGAGGTCGAAGCCGACCGGGTGATCGACGCGGCCGGACTATATGTGGCGCCGGGGTTCATTGACGTGCACTCGCACTCCGGCCCAGGGCTCGCCTCATCGGGGCTCAGTCACGGCGAGCCGCTCCTGGCGATGGGCCTGACGACCGTATTCATCAACCCGGATGGGGGAGGCGCGGTGGACCTCGCAGAGCAGCGTGGCGAGCTCCTTCGCGACGGCTTGGGGCTCAACGTCGCGCAGCTCGTCCCGCATGGGTCGGTAAGGCGTGCCGTCATCGGGACAGCAGATCGGCATGCGTCCACTTCCGAACTCGATGCCATGAGGGGACTTGTTCGTGCCGGCATGTCAGAAGGGGCGTGGGGGCTTTCGTCGGGGACGTTCTATGTGCCGGGGAGTTATGCGCCCCCTGAAGAGATTGAGGAACTCGGCAAGGAAGTGGCCCCCTTCGGCGGCGCCTACACGAGTCACTACCGGGACGAGTCCACCTACAGCGTAGGCCTGATCGCTGCGGTCGACGAGGTGATCAATGTCGGCAGGGTCGCAAAAATTCCTGCCGTGCTCACGCATGTGAAAGCCCTCGGTCCGTTCGTCTGGGGATACGGGGCAGCGATCGTTCAGCGCGTCGAGAGCGCGCGCACCGAGGGCGTGCAGGTGTTCGCTGACCAGTATCCATACATGGCTTCTGCGACCGGCCTCGAGGCGGCCCTGCTCCCCCGATGGTCGCAGGCGGGCGGCCGCGATTCGCTCATGGCACGTATGGCTGATCCGGCCATCATGTCGCGGATTCGGGAAGGGATGGTCGAAGGACTCGAGCGACGAGGAGGCGCCGATCGCATTCAGTTCCGGCGCTACCTGCCGGACCCGTCGATAGAGGGCCGACTCTTGAGCGACCTCGCTGCTGAACGCGGCCAAGATCCCATCGCGACGGCGGTCGATCTGATCAAGCGAGGCAGCGTGAGCATCGTGTCGTTCAACATGCATGTCGATGATGTAGAGACGCTTATGCAGCAGCCCTGGACCATGACGTCATCCGACGGGGGCCTCGTGCCGAAAGGAGAAGGCGTCCCTCACCCGCGGACATACGGGGCCTTCGCTCGCAAGATTCGACTCTATGTGAACGAGAAGGGGACGGTCGGCTTACCACAGGCAATCCGGAGTATGACAGGTCTCCCCGCGTCGGTGTTTGGAATGACCGACCGCGGAGTATTGCGCGCTGGTGCCGCCGCGGATGTCGTCGTCTTCGATCTCGCATCCGTCCGTGACGTGGCCGAGTACACGGATCCCCACCATTACTCAGAGGGGATGGTGTATGTCTTCGTGAATGGTGTCGCAGTCGTCCAGGATGGGGCGTTCACCGGAGAGCGTCCCGGCCGCGTATTACTGAAAGGCCGCTAG
- a CDS encoding pitrilysin family protein, with amino-acid sequence MRPRIVQLVPFCVIATMLTLPAPAAAQAGMDLQPVASVEGIAEYQLDNGLRFLLFPDPSQPQITVNITYLVGSRHEGYGETGMAHLLEHLLFQGTPNHPEITQELSERGAQPNGTTSVDRTNYFEVFPASEDNLDWALDLESDRMVNSFVSQSDLTSEMTVVRNEMESGENNPVGILFERILSTSYLWHNYSHSTIGARADIENVPIERLQAFYRKYYQPDNALLVVAGDFDPALALDLVVEKFGAIPAPDRDIDNVLWPTYTREPIQDGERSVTLERVGEVPAALSVYHIPPGAHEDYAPTDILTFVLGDAPSGRLYQAMVETGLATQAGTQSLQRAEAGSMLTFSMLSAGADVDAALRTMNETVEGVLTSPVTGDEVERAKASRMNDINRAFTSSAGIALQLSEWAARGDWRLFFLHRDRIEAVTADDVNRVAQAYIKPSNRTVGRFIPTATPDRAEIPDVPDVAAMVAGYTGREAVAPGEPFDPSPANIDSRTVTYELPNGMEVALLQKETRGDVAMIRMRLHFGDAESLMGRGTAGGMAGAMLMRGTVARTRQEIQDELDRLQATGGVGGTSTIANAQFQTVRANVTDVIRLMAELARRPSFPTSEFDIIREQRIAGLEESGTDPQVLAQLELARIMDPRPTGHPSYTETIEEAVAALQATTLEEAQAFYHDFWGPQNGKIVLVGDFDEAEARQVIDEAFSDWESPHAFERIATPFVDPDAQNIEIETPNKANAMLWARQNFELRESDPDYGALLMAGEMIGGGVLNSRLANRIRNQDGLSYGVQAMISGHPVDAAGQFIAVAIFAPENVDKVETALIEELEKVLADGFTQEEFDAARQGWLEGRQLSRSQDGNLAGALAQNLYFDRTFQFDQELEDRVRTITLNEVNQAIRDRLDLEKMTIVKGGDFANKRVTIG; translated from the coding sequence ATGCGCCCTCGTATCGTCCAACTCGTTCCGTTCTGCGTCATCGCCACCATGCTCACGCTTCCGGCGCCCGCAGCGGCCCAGGCCGGCATGGATCTCCAGCCTGTCGCATCCGTTGAGGGCATCGCGGAGTATCAACTCGACAACGGCCTGCGCTTCCTGCTATTCCCGGATCCCAGCCAGCCTCAGATCACGGTCAACATTACCTATCTGGTGGGGTCACGGCACGAGGGTTACGGCGAGACCGGAATGGCTCACTTGCTGGAACATCTACTCTTCCAAGGCACGCCAAATCACCCTGAAATCACTCAGGAGTTGAGTGAGCGTGGTGCGCAGCCGAACGGGACGACGAGTGTCGACCGGACGAATTACTTCGAAGTATTTCCTGCGTCCGAGGACAACCTCGACTGGGCACTCGATCTCGAGTCCGACCGGATGGTGAACTCGTTCGTGTCACAGAGCGATCTCACGTCAGAAATGACCGTCGTCCGAAATGAGATGGAGTCCGGTGAGAATAACCCGGTCGGAATTCTATTCGAGCGCATACTCTCGACGAGCTACCTGTGGCACAACTACTCGCACTCGACGATCGGAGCCCGAGCGGACATAGAGAATGTGCCGATCGAGCGGCTTCAGGCCTTCTACCGGAAGTACTACCAGCCGGACAACGCGCTTCTCGTAGTCGCGGGCGACTTCGATCCTGCGCTCGCGCTCGACCTCGTCGTAGAGAAGTTCGGAGCCATCCCGGCGCCAGACCGCGATATCGACAACGTCCTGTGGCCGACCTACACAAGGGAACCGATCCAGGACGGGGAGCGGTCCGTAACTCTCGAGCGCGTCGGTGAGGTGCCCGCAGCCCTCTCCGTATACCACATCCCGCCTGGCGCCCACGAAGACTACGCGCCGACTGACATCCTGACATTCGTTCTCGGTGATGCTCCATCCGGGCGTCTATACCAGGCGATGGTCGAGACAGGCCTGGCGACACAAGCTGGAACACAGTCTCTCCAGAGAGCGGAGGCTGGATCCATGCTCACGTTCTCCATGCTCTCGGCCGGCGCGGATGTCGACGCCGCCCTGCGCACGATGAACGAGACGGTAGAGGGTGTACTGACGTCGCCGGTGACAGGTGATGAGGTCGAACGTGCGAAGGCCTCCCGGATGAATGACATCAACCGCGCCTTCACGTCATCAGCCGGAATCGCGCTGCAACTTTCCGAGTGGGCCGCGCGTGGAGACTGGCGCCTCTTCTTCCTCCACCGGGACCGCATCGAGGCCGTGACCGCCGACGACGTAAACCGTGTGGCGCAAGCCTACATCAAGCCGTCAAACCGGACGGTCGGTCGCTTCATCCCCACTGCCACTCCTGATCGCGCAGAAATTCCCGACGTCCCGGACGTCGCGGCGATGGTCGCGGGTTATACCGGCCGCGAGGCGGTGGCGCCGGGCGAGCCGTTCGATCCCTCTCCGGCGAATATCGACTCGCGAACGGTTACCTACGAACTACCCAACGGAATGGAGGTCGCTCTCCTGCAGAAAGAGACCCGTGGAGATGTGGCGATGATTCGGATGCGGCTCCATTTCGGAGATGCGGAATCCCTTATGGGCCGAGGCACGGCCGGTGGAATGGCGGGTGCGATGCTGATGCGAGGCACTGTGGCGCGGACGCGTCAGGAGATTCAGGATGAGCTGGATCGCTTGCAGGCGACCGGCGGGGTCGGTGGCACCTCGACGATCGCGAATGCTCAGTTCCAGACCGTGCGCGCCAACGTCACCGACGTGATCCGACTCATGGCAGAGCTAGCTCGTCGGCCGTCCTTCCCAACCTCGGAATTCGACATCATTCGCGAGCAACGGATCGCTGGCCTGGAAGAATCAGGGACCGATCCACAGGTCCTAGCACAGCTGGAACTAGCGCGAATCATGGACCCGCGCCCAACTGGCCACCCGAGCTACACCGAAACAATCGAAGAGGCGGTGGCAGCTCTTCAAGCGACAACCCTCGAGGAAGCTCAGGCCTTTTATCATGATTTCTGGGGGCCACAAAACGGGAAGATCGTACTGGTAGGCGATTTCGACGAAGCCGAGGCACGCCAGGTGATCGATGAGGCGTTCTCCGACTGGGAAAGCCCGCACGCCTTCGAGCGCATAGCGACTCCGTTCGTCGATCCCGATGCTCAGAACATCGAGATAGAGACACCCAACAAGGCCAACGCAATGCTATGGGCGCGCCAGAATTTCGAACTTCGAGAGAGTGATCCCGACTATGGTGCGCTGCTCATGGCTGGAGAAATGATCGGCGGAGGAGTCCTCAACTCTCGGCTCGCGAATCGTATTCGTAACCAGGACGGGCTCAGCTATGGTGTCCAGGCCATGATCTCAGGACACCCCGTCGACGCGGCTGGGCAGTTCATCGCAGTCGCGATCTTCGCGCCGGAAAACGTCGACAAGGTCGAGACCGCGCTAATCGAAGAACTCGAGAAGGTCCTGGCGGACGGATTTACCCAAGAGGAGTTCGACGCCGCGCGACAAGGATGGCTTGAAGGGCGCCAGTTGAGTCGATCACAGGACGGCAATCTGGCCGGAGCACTCGCTCAGAACCTCTACTTCGACCGAACGTTTCAATTCGACCAAGAACTCGAAGATCGGGTGCGCACGATTACTCTGAATGAGGTAAACCAGGCCATCCGTGATCGCCTGGACCTCGAAAAAATGACGATCGTTAAAGGCGGGGACTTCGCGAACAAGCGGGTCACCATCGGGTGA